The stretch of DNA GCGTATTGATGGTGTTGGGCAGCAGCGCATCGAGTTCCTGCTGCATCGTCTTCATGCCGGCGTCGAACCATACCGTGTTTTCGCTATCGGTATTGACGCGGAAGCCCAGCATCTTGCTGTCGCTGATCTGGAAGTAGCCGTCGGCGTCGTAGCCCGGCACGATGATCAGCGGCTTGGGGTCCAGCGCCTTTTTCTCCAGGTCGAAGCGGTAGATCGATGCCTCGTCGTTGCCGTTGTAGGCCTGCACATACAGCTGGCCGTCGACGTAGAGCTTGGGCTGGAAGGCTTCCGGCGACAGCGGATCGAAGCTGGCCACCTCGCGCCAGTTATCGTCTGCCAGGTGGTACACCACGTCCTTGCCGCGGCGCCGCGCGACCGCCACCCGCACCTCGCCCTGCGGGTCCACCAGCCAGAGGTGGGTGCTGCGTGGCGCCCGCACGTCGAGCGGGCGGCCGCCCGAGCGGGTATTCAGCCGCATCAGCACTTCATAGTCGGGGAAGCGCGCTATCGCGAACATGACGTCGCCCTTGCGGGGCGGGAAACCGTTGATGGTGGGGCGGGACAGGTAGGCGTTGTTGGCGTAGTCGCTGTCGGCAAACGAGCGTTGCGGCACGATGGTGGGCGACAGCACCGTGAATGCCTTGCCGTCACGGTCTACCGCGTACAGGCCGGTCTGGCCGATGTCGCCGCCGTGATCGACGTTGATCACGGTGTAGGCCAGCCGCTGGTCGTTCAGCCAGAAGAAAGTTTCGACATCGGCATTGCGGTAGGCCGCCACCACGGTCTGCGCGTGGCTGTCGGTATCGACCACTTTCAGCATGCTGCGGCCGGCCGGCGACTGCATGCGCAACACGACATGGCGGCCGTCGGGCGAGATGCTGGCGCCGGTCATCTGCGGCTTCTGGAAGAACTGCTCGATGGGGATGGGCGCGGCCTGCGCCGCTGCCGCCGTCGCAGCGGCCAGCAGAATGGCAATCAGCTTCATGGTGGTAAAAAAGATATTTAAAAAGACAACGATAGCGCAGATTCCGGCCCCTGCCCAGCAAAGATTTCCGTTTGATGCTAATATTTAGTATCCTAAGTATATTTGAACGAGTCGCCCATGACCGCCTACGACAAAACCCTGATGTCCCTGACCCACACGCTGATCCACGTGGCGCGTGCCTACAAGAGCGCGGCCGACGCGCTGACGGCGGACTTTGAGCTGTCGCACGCCAGCGCCTGGCCGGTGCTGATGATTTCGCGCCTGGGCGACGGCGTGCGGCCCGGTCAGGTGGCGGACGCCGTCGGCATCGAACCGCCGTCGCTGGTGCGCATCATCGACCAGCTGGTGGCGGCCGGGCTGGTGCTGCGCCAGGACGATCCCAGCGACCGCCGCGCCAAGACGCTGACCCTGACCAGCGCCGGCAAGACCATCGCCGAGCGCCTGGAAAAAGCGCTGGCGCCATTCCGCCGCGACCTGTTCAAGGACATGCCGCAGGCCGACATCGAAACCACCGTGCGCGTGCTGGTGCAGCTCGACCAGGTGCTGGCCGAACGCAGCGCGGGTTAAGCAGCGGGGCAGCCATCATGCACATGCCAAAAGGGAGCGAGATGCTGTTCTCGCTGAAATGCTTTATCGCCTCGATGCTGGCGCTGTACGTCTCGCTGGCGGCCGGCCTGCCACGTCCGTTCTGGGCGATGATGACGGCGTATATCGTCGCCAGCCCGTTCTCCGGCGCGGTGCGCTCCAAGGCGCTGTTCCGCGTGTGCGGCACGCTGATCGGCAGCACCGCCACCATCGTCATGGTGCCGCGCATGGCCAATGCGCCGGAGCTGCTGTCGCTGGCGCTGGCGTGCTGGGTGGGCCTGTGCCTGTACCTGTCGCTGCTGGACCGCACGCCGCGCTCCTACATCTTCATGCTGGCCGGTTACACGGCGGGGCTGATCGGCTTTCCCGCCGTGAGCGACCCGTCAGCCATCTTCGACACCGGCCTGGCGCGGGTGGAGGAGATCACCATCGGCATCTTGTCCGCCACCGTGGTGCATTCGCTGCTGCTGCCGCAGGGCGTGGGCCCGGTGCTGCTGGCGCGGCTGGACCGCGCCATCGGCGATGCGCAGCGCTGGATGGGCGACGTGCTGAAGCCCGGCGCTGGCTCCGATGCTGCGCAGAACGCGCCCGCCGCGCAGGCGGTGCAGGCCGTGCATACGCGGCTGGCGCTGGCCGGCGAAATCAGCGAGATGCGCGTGATGTCGACCCACCTGCCGTTCGACACCTCGCACCTGCGCTGGACCGCCGGCATGGTGCATGGCCTGCACGACCGCCTGACCGTGATGGTGCCGCTGCTGCTGGCGGTGGAAGACCGCCTCACCACGCTGCGCGAAGTCGATCCGCAAAGCCTGGCGCCGTGGACCGCGCTGCTGGACGATATCGCCGCCTGGGTGGCGGCCGGCCGCAGCGCCGATCCGGCGCGCGCCGCGCAATTGCGGGCGGCGCTGGCGCAGTTGCAGCCGTCGCTGTCGGCCAATGCCAGCTGGAGCGAGATCCTGCGCCTCAATCTAGCGCAACGTCTCGACGCGCTGATCGAAGCCTGCGAAGACGGCCTGGAATTGCGCAGCAACGTCGGCGCCGTCATGGCCGGCGGCGCTTCCCAATATACGCCGCACGTGACGCCGTCGGTGCTGCACCGCGACCATGGCATGGCGCTGCGTTCCGCCCTGGCAGCGGTGCTGACCATTTTGCTGTGCTGCGGGTTCTGGATCGTTACCGCGTGGCCCTCCGGCGCCGCCGCACCGATGATGGCGGGGGTACTGTGCTGCTTCTTCGCCACGCAGGACAACCCGACGCCGGCCATCCTGGCGTTCCTGAAATGGACGTTGATTTCGATGCCGGTCGCCGCCGCCTACATCCTGTTCGTACTGCCGGCGGTGCACAGCTACGAAATGCTGGTGCTGGTGATCGCGCCGGTGTTCCTGATCGGCGGCGCATACATGCCGCGTCCCGCCACGGCCGGCGCCGCGCTGGCTTTCCTGATCGGCGTGGCCGGCACCTTGTCGCTGCAGGACACCGGCACGCTGGATATTCCCGGCTTCCTGAACAGCATGGTGGCGCAGCTGTTCGGCTATATCGCCGCCGCCGTCGTCACCAGCCTGGTACGCACGGTGGGGGCGACTGGATGGCGCAGCGCATGCTGCGCACCGCGCGCCGCGAAGTCGCGCAAATGGCACAGGCCAGCGCGCGCGAACCGCTGCTCAAAATTTCGGCGCGCATGGTCGACCGTATCGGCCTGCTGATGCCGCGCCTGGCCATCGCCCATCCGACGCCGGAAGCGCGCGCGGTGGCGGTCGACGGCTTGCGTGAACTGCGCGTCGGCCTGCATGTGGCGCAGTTGTGCGGCCTGCGCCAGCCGCTGGAACAAGCCGGGGTGACGCTGCAACCGCTGATGCAGAAACTGGGACGCTACTTCGGCAGCAGCGCGATCGGCCACGGCCAGGCGCCGGCGGCTTTGCTGGAGCGACTGGACGGCACGCTGCGCGCGGTGTGCGCGGCGGCCGCGAATGGTGCGGCCGAAGCAGCGGCTGATGCAGCGGCAGGCGCCGACGGCGGCATCGGCGCGGCGCGTTCGCAAGCGGCGGCTGCACTGGCCAGCATGCGGCGCGACCTGTTCCCGCGCGCGGCCGCCTATCAACCGGAGATCGCATCGTGATTGCTGAATTGAGTCTGTACGGACTATACGTACCCACTTTACTGCTGTTGTCCATCCTCGCGCTGGTGTGCACGCGCGTGCTGGGCCGGCTGCTGATGCGGGTTGGCTTCTACCGAATGGTATGGCATCCCGCGCTGTTTGAATTTGCGCTGTTCTTCATCTTGCTGGGCAGCTTCTCCATGCTATTAACGAATCGGGGCTAAACATGAACCTCAAAACTCCTTTGCTGGCCGTGGGCCGGTTTATTGTGACGATGGCCGCGGTGGCCGTGGCGTGCGTACTGGGATGGCGCCTGTGGCAGCACTACGAAGTGGAACCGTGGACCCGCGACGGCCGCGTGAAAGCGGACGTGGTGCAGGTGGCGCCGGACGTCACCGGTCAGGTCACCAATGTGCTGGTGCACGACAACCAGCAGGTGAAAATCGGCGACGTGCTGTTTGAAGTCGACCGCGCGCGCTTTGAACTGGCGCTGCGTCAGGCCGAAGCCGCCGAACAGGCGCAACGCGCCACGCTGGATCAGGCGCTGAAGGAATCGCGCCGCAACAACGATCTGCGCGACCTGGTGTCGGCGGAAACGCGTGAGCAGGGCTCGTCGCGCGTCGACCAGTTGCGTGCCGCGCTGGCGCAGGCGGTGGTGGCCCGCGATGTGGCCAAGCTGAATCTGCAACGCACCCGCGTGGTGTCGCCGGTGAACGGCACCGTCTCCAATCTGGACTTGCGCACCGGCTCTTACGTCAGCGCCGGCCGCGCCGTGCTGGCGCTGATCGACAGCGATTCCTACTACGTCGAAGGCTATTTCGAAGAGACCAAGCTGCCGGCGATCCAGATCGGCGACGCCGTGGTGGTGCTGCCGATGGGCGAATCGCTGCGTCTCAAGGGCCATGTGGAAAGCCTGTCCGGCGGCGTGGCGGATCGCGATCGCAGCACGTCGTCCAACCTTCTGTCCAGCGTCAACCCGACCTTTAACTGGGTGCGTCTGGCGCAGCGCATCCCGGTGCGCATCAAGCTGGACGCCTTGCCGGCCGGCGCGCGCTTGGTCGTCGGCCAGACCGTGACGGTCGACGTGCAGAACAAACGTTCGTAATGCGGAGGACAGCATGAACTCACTGAAAATATTAAGCGGCATGGCCTTGGTCGCCGCGCTGGCCGCTTGCGGCACCGTCGGCCCCAATTACAAGGTGCCGGAGCAGGCCGTGATCAAACGTCCGCAAGCCGCCGCACCGTTCCTCGGCACGGCGGAAGCAGCCTACAAATCGGCGCCGCTGCCGGATCACTGGTGGCGCTTGTACGACGATCCGGTGCTGGATAAGCTGATACAGCAAGCCTTCGCCGCCAACACCGACCTGCGGGTGGCCGCCGCCAATCTGGCGCGCACCCGCGCCGTGCTGGATCAGGCGGAAGAAGAGCGCAAGCCGGAAGTCAGCATCAGCGCCGCGCCGGGCGTGGGCCGCTCGTCGGGCGTGCCGATTGGTTCGCCGAAAGCGCTGCCGGATAAATTCAACTACGACGTCGGCGTGCGCGTGTCGTACCAGACCGATATGTTCGGCAAAATCGCCCGCGCGGTGGAAGCGGCCAACGCCGACACCCAGGCCGCGCAAGCTGGCGTGGACCTGGTGCGCGTGACCGTCGCCGCCGACACCGCGCGCGCCTACGCCGACGCCTGTTCGGCCGTGCGGCAGATGGCCGTGGCCCAGCAGGCGGTCGACTTGCAGCAGAAGTTTGTCGCGCTGACCGACGAACGCACCCGCGCCGGCCGCGGCACCGCCATCGATGGCGCCCGTGCCCGCAGCCAGCTGGCGCAGTTGCAGGCGGCGTTGCCGCCGCTGGCGGCGCAGCACCGCGTCGCGCATTACCGTCTGGCCGCGCTGACCGGCCAGACGCCGCAGGAAATGAATATGCACCTGCTGCAGTGCCAGGCCGCACCGCGCCTGACGACGCAGATTCCGGTCGGTGATGGCGCGGCACTGCTGCGCCGCCGTCCGGACATCCGCCAGGCCGAACGCACGCTGGCCGGCGCCACCGCGCGCATCGGCGTGGCGACGGCCGACCTGTATCCGAGCATCAGCCTGGGCGCTTCGGTCGGCAGCACCGGCCTGCTGGATCATTTCGGCGCCGCCAACGCTACGCGCTGGAGCCTCGGCCCGCTGATTTCGTGGACGCTGCCGGACAGCGGTTCCGCGCGCAGCCGCATCGCCCAGGCGGAAGCGGGCACCGACGGCGCTTTGGCCAAGTTCGACGGCACGGTGCTCAACGCGCTGAAGGAAGTGGAAAGCGCGATGACCGTCTATGCGCGTGAACTGGACCGCAACGCCGCGCTGAAGACCGCGCGCGACGAAAGTGCGCTGGCGTCCGAGCAATCGCATCGCTTGTACCAGTATGGCCGCACCGATTTCCTGTCGGTGCTGGACGCCGACCGTACGCTGGCCGCCACCGACGCCGCCTGGGCCGCGTCCGACGCCACGCTGGCGACTGACCAGATCGCGCTGTTTCTGGCGCTGGGCGGCGGCTGGCAGCAGCAGTAGTAATGGTATGCTATCGCCTTCGTTGAAAAGGAGTGAGCATCATGGGACTGGCGGATCAGTTATTAAAAGCCGGCTTGGTCGACAAGAGCAAAGTCAAAGTCGCCAATCAGAATAAGAGCAAGCAGCAGAAGGACAATCGCCGCGCCGGTGTCGAGAGCGTGGACGAGACCAAGCTGGCAGCGCAGGAGCTGCAACGCGCGAATGCGGAAAAGGCGCGCCTGGCCAACGCCGAGCGTGACGCCGCCGCACAGCAGAAAGCCATCGCCGCGCAGATCACGCAGATGGTGCAGCAGAATAAGCAGAGCAAGGGCAACCACGCCGATATCGCCTACAACTTCACTTTCGGCACCAAGATTGAGCGGATCTACGTGACGCCGGCGGTGCGCGAACATCTGGTGGCGGGTCGGCTGGTGATCGTCGGCGAGGGCGGCGGCTATGAACTGGTGCCGCGCGTGATCGCCGACAAGATCGCCGAGCGCAATCCCGGCATCGTGGTGCGCGTCAAGCAAGTCAGCACCGAGGTGGAAGAGGACGATCCGTACGCCGCCTTCAAGATCCCTGATGATCTGATGTGGTAAGCGGCGGTGCGGTAAGCGCTACGAGCGCGGTTTGCCGAACACCTGCGTCCAGTAAGTCAGGCCGGCCTGCTTCTCGGGCGTGACGGCGTACGCCGCGCCCATCTCTGTGAAGCCAGGATTCATGATGTTGGCGCAATGGCCAGGGCTGGCCAGCCAGCCGGCCACCGCTGCCTGCGGGGAGTTGATGCCGAAGGCGATGTTCTCGCCGATGCGTTTCCAGCTATAGCCAGCGCGGCGCGAGCGGTCGCCGACGTTGCCGCCGTCTGCGCCCGTGTGATTGAAATAGCGCTTCTGCGCCATGTCGCTGCTGTGGCCCAGCGCGGTGTCGCCCAGTTGCGCGTTCCACAGCAGCGGCGGCGCCGGCGGCATCAGCTGGCCGCCGCAATCGTGGCCGCTGGCGCGCGCCGCGTTCACTTCCCGCAGGATCGCCTGGCCGGCGTCATGCCAGTCCGGCCAGCTGGTGGACGGCAGCGGCGCGGCGGCGCGGGCCAGTACCACGGTCCATTCGGCGCCGTCGTGCGTGCTGCCGATGTCGGTGTAGAGGGTGTCGAGCAGGGTGTTACAGAACTCCCGCTGAAGCAGGTCCATGGCGTCCTGCGGCGTACGGGCGCCGCTGATCGTAATGGCATCCGCCTTGTCGTTGGCATAACCGGCGCGCTCCAGCGCGGCCGTCAGGATGACGCCCGGCGCCAGCCGCACCG from Duganella dendranthematis encodes:
- a CDS encoding DUF1656 domain-containing protein, encoding MIAELSLYGLYVPTLLLLSILALVCTRVLGRLLMRVGFYRMVWHPALFEFALFFILLGSFSMLLTNRG
- a CDS encoding efflux transporter outer membrane subunit, producing the protein MNSLKILSGMALVAALAACGTVGPNYKVPEQAVIKRPQAAAPFLGTAEAAYKSAPLPDHWWRLYDDPVLDKLIQQAFAANTDLRVAAANLARTRAVLDQAEEERKPEVSISAAPGVGRSSGVPIGSPKALPDKFNYDVGVRVSYQTDMFGKIARAVEAANADTQAAQAGVDLVRVTVAADTARAYADACSAVRQMAVAQQAVDLQQKFVALTDERTRAGRGTAIDGARARSQLAQLQAALPPLAAQHRVAHYRLAALTGQTPQEMNMHLLQCQAAPRLTTQIPVGDGAALLRRRPDIRQAERTLAGATARIGVATADLYPSISLGASVGSTGLLDHFGAANATRWSLGPLISWTLPDSGSARSRIAQAEAGTDGALAKFDGTVLNALKEVESAMTVYARELDRNAALKTARDESALASEQSHRLYQYGRTDFLSVLDADRTLAATDAAWAASDATLATDQIALFLALGGGWQQQ
- a CDS encoding CAP domain-containing protein, coding for MLTLPFWCGALFAADAAAAQTDGELLTALVNAYRAAPGACHAAPAQPAPPLTQPPALAAVRLAPGVILTAALERAGYANDKADAITISGARTPQDAMDLLQREFCNTLLDTLYTDIGSTHDGAEWTVVLARAAAPLPSTSWPDWHDAGQAILREVNAARASGHDCGGQLMPPAPPLLWNAQLGDTALGHSSDMAQKRYFNHTGADGGNVGDRSRRAGYSWKRIGENIAFGINSPQAAVAGWLASPGHCANIMNPGFTEMGAAYAVTPEKQAGLTYWTQVFGKPRS
- a CDS encoding efflux RND transporter periplasmic adaptor subunit; protein product: MNLKTPLLAVGRFIVTMAAVAVACVLGWRLWQHYEVEPWTRDGRVKADVVQVAPDVTGQVTNVLVHDNQQVKIGDVLFEVDRARFELALRQAEAAEQAQRATLDQALKESRRNNDLRDLVSAETREQGSSRVDQLRAALAQAVVARDVAKLNLQRTRVVSPVNGTVSNLDLRTGSYVSAGRAVLALIDSDSYYVEGYFEETKLPAIQIGDAVVVLPMGESLRLKGHVESLSGGVADRDRSTSSNLLSSVNPTFNWVRLAQRIPVRIKLDALPAGARLVVGQTVTVDVQNKRS
- a CDS encoding alpha/beta hydrolase family protein: MKLIAILLAAATAAAAQAAPIPIEQFFQKPQMTGASISPDGRHVVLRMQSPAGRSMLKVVDTDSHAQTVVAAYRNADVETFFWLNDQRLAYTVINVDHGGDIGQTGLYAVDRDGKAFTVLSPTIVPQRSFADSDYANNAYLSRPTINGFPPRKGDVMFAIARFPDYEVLMRLNTRSGGRPLDVRAPRSTHLWLVDPQGEVRVAVARRRGKDVVYHLADDNWREVASFDPLSPEAFQPKLYVDGQLYVQAYNGNDEASIYRFDLEKKALDPKPLIIVPGYDADGYFQISDSKMLGFRVNTDSENTVWFDAGMKTMQQELDALLPNTINTLSYGGHSETPFVLVDAHSDVQDHIYLLYNRDTKKLLRLGDAHADLKPEQMAPMAMARYPARDGLQIPVYFTVPEPALKRQRPTVVLVGDPQWKRNANWAWNEEVQFLASRGYVVLQPQPRGTSGFGRAFEAAGDKQWGRAIQDDIADAVKWSEAQGYTDPARVCIAGTGYGGYAAMMGLIRDPALFKCGISWSGMTDIGAMFDRDWKDVAESRGLARLEARVGDPKLDAAQFRATSPLHNAARITQPVLLAYGKDDARVPFHEGRKFRDALAATNQQVEWLEYTPNVEDWKTQANRIDLWRHIEAFLAKHIGP
- a CDS encoding MarR family winged helix-turn-helix transcriptional regulator, with amino-acid sequence MTAYDKTLMSLTHTLIHVARAYKSAADALTADFELSHASAWPVLMISRLGDGVRPGQVADAVGIEPPSLVRIIDQLVAAGLVLRQDDPSDRRAKTLTLTSAGKTIAERLEKALAPFRRDLFKDMPQADIETTVRVLVQLDQVLAERSAG
- a CDS encoding DUF2058 domain-containing protein, with protein sequence MGLADQLLKAGLVDKSKVKVANQNKSKQQKDNRRAGVESVDETKLAAQELQRANAEKARLANAERDAAAQQKAIAAQITQMVQQNKQSKGNHADIAYNFTFGTKIERIYVTPAVREHLVAGRLVIVGEGGGYELVPRVIADKIAERNPGIVVRVKQVSTEVEEDDPYAAFKIPDDLMW